A stretch of the Argentina anserina chromosome 6, drPotAnse1.1, whole genome shotgun sequence genome encodes the following:
- the LOC126800186 gene encoding uncharacterized protein LOC126800186: MISNCLEERPEWVFTFAGFVGVRGILNRIKIGFFSSSEAVTKELKYFIFKQLRMKSLKAHNRRAGMDACSERGDWALLLNSNYVNLKWSISDYQYAESVLLWHIATELYYAKSGNQQFAHSEVTQTTCDTDNLHTICDPCDSNYRRKICKLLSDYMFYLLVMRHSMMAPVLGNWHIVFQDTCAETKRFFRKHSIKDHGKACEKITGVCAKFRSAVVKGSKSKSVLFDACMLANQLEKLEGCPWKLMSRVWVELLSYAAIKCRPVVHAQQPSRGGELMTFTWLLMYHLGLGTQFYQLENHAGKKMVADPKP; the protein is encoded by the coding sequence ATGATATCGAATTGCCTGGAGGAGCGTCCAGAATGGGTGTTCACTTTTGCAGGTTTTGTAGGTGTTAGGGGAATTCTTAACAGAATCAAAATTGGATTCTTTTCATCCTCAGAAGCAGTCACCAAAGAGCTCAAGTACTTCATTTTCAAGCAGCTGAGGATGAAATCTTTGAAAGCTCACAACAGAAGGGCTGGGATGGACGCATGTTCAGAAAGAGGTGACTGGGCTCTGCTGCTGAATTCAAACTATGTGAATCTCAAATGGAGCATATCGGATTATCAATATGCGGAAAGTGTTCTCCTCTGGCACATTGCAACAGAACTCTACTATGCCAAAAGTGGAAATCAGCAATTTGCTCATAGCGAAGTTACACAAACAACATGTGATACTGACAATCTACATACAATTTGCGATCCTTGTGACAGTAATTATAGGCGTAAAATTTGCAAGCTTCTTTCGGATTATATGTTTTATCTTCTGGTGATGCGGCATTCGATGATGGCCCCTGTTTTGGGGAATTGGCATATAGTATTCCAGGACACTTGTGCAGAGACCAAGAGATTCTTTCGCaagcattcaataaaagaTCATGGGAAAGCCTGCGAAAAGATAACTGGTGTATGTGCCAAATTCAGATCAGCTGTGGTGAAAGGAAGTAAAAGCAAATCTGTGCTGTTTGATGCATGTATGCTTGCAAACCAGCTTGAGAAGTTGGAGGGATGCCCATGGAAGCTAATGAGCCGAGTGTGGGTGGAATTATTGTCCTATGCTGCCATTAAATGTCGACCGGTTGTGCATGCTCAGCAACCAAGCAGGGGTGGAGAACTGATGACTTTCACATGGCTACTGATGTATCATCTGGGCTTGGGAACACAATTCTACCAGCTCGAAAACCATGCTGGAAAAAAAATGGTGGCAgatcctaaaccctaa
- the LOC126800199 gene encoding uncharacterized protein LOC126800199: protein MRSVEVTTKVVVSIRPDIGNAQKDPKFRIEGNIKESLNDMQLLEEAYYHFQSFKGLIVGFLLSSKDRELSRDFFLKRTYTSAFKLIEYELSFMYEVLHTKIGLKR from the exons ATGAGGTCAGTTGAAGTCACTACAAAAGTAGTGGTGTCAATTAGGCCGGATATTGGGAATGCACAAAAAGATCCCAAGTTTAGAATTGAGGGAAATATCAAAGAATCTTTAAATGATATGCAATTGCTGGAAGAAGCGTATTACCACTTTCAGAGCTTCAAAGGACTCATTGTTGGCTTCCTTCTCAGCTCCAAAGATCGAGAACTGAGTCGAGACTTCTTCCTCAAGAGAACCTATACCAGCGCTTTTAAGCTGATAGAGTACGAGCTCAGCTTCATGTATGAGGTTCTTCACACCAAG attggattgaagagataa
- the LOC126800166 gene encoding putative pentatricopeptide repeat-containing protein At5g06400, mitochondrial, translating to MRGLTTKLQCLCCSSTNKILHFRLSSKFATLAKSKRKKEQLEGQEASSLRSLFGEITDILGAANVAADSTLIGFFNSKETHVGVGEALEKSTPCMPSVCRDAKVDVVEVKEDVAFVEETSVAETDVSPVVHEVTKIVRAQSGLVSMEERLEKLAFQLDVEIVDKVLKRCFKVPHLALRFFDWVKLREGFCHTTKIYNTVLCIAGDAKEFGLVEKLVEEMERNSCKKDVRTWTILIQMYGKAKLIGEALLVYENLKKGGFEPDAVVYRTMIHTLCAAGKADIAMEFYKEMVQKDFGLDINMYKLLLNSIARLEDTAAAVGLVSDDMMRFSNIPQHVVYGCILKSYCVSGRIREALEYIRELKNKEVMLLPEYFETLVKGLCRADRIGDALEILDIMKRKEFVDGNLYGIIINGYLRKKDVSRALDLFHSMNDSGYLPATSTYTELMQHLFNVNEYQKGCELFDDMLERGVEPDSVAITAMVAGHVRQNHISEAWKVLNDMTDKGIKPTSKSYMVFIKELCKISRTDEILKVLVYMQAADVRIRDDIFTWVIHLMEIKGETDSVAKVKQMQGLYKFQPHDGEISSNDASTGERIKNVLELVPKKMDPLLNSDAYDEKDLQEICKIMSSSTEWCLIQEALEKSAVVFSPGLVLAVLRSLSAHGLVALHFFSWVGKQSGYCHTTDTYNMAIKIAGRGKDFKHMRNLFYEMRRNSFPLTENTWTIMIMQYGRTGLTEIALQFFKEMKSNCNPTGSTYKHLIISLCGRKGRKVDEAIKIFQEMIRAAHIPDKELVETYIGCLCEVGKLSDARRCIESLSKVGFTTALSHSLYVRALCRAGRLQEASAMMDDIGEERSTLDRYTYGSFVHGLLRSGQIEEALAKVESMKQAGMKPTVHVYTSFIVHFMKEKQIKKALDVLNEMQQEGCEPTVVTYSALIRGYVNMEMIAEAWGVFENMKLKGPLPDFKTYSMFLHCLCKVGKSEEAMQLISEMFNSGIAPSVVNFRTVSYGLNREGKHDLARSVMEQKSSFIRKRKFLI from the coding sequence ATGCGAGGGTTAACTACCAAATTACAGTGCTTGTGTTGTAGCTCCACCAATAAAATACTTCATTTTCGATTGTCAAGTAAATTTGCGACGCTTGCTAAATCCAAGCGTAAGAAGGAGCAGTTGGAAGGACAAGAAGCCAGCTCGCTTAGATCGCTATTTGGTGAAATAACTGACATTTTAGGGGCTGCAAATGTCGCTGCGGACAGTACCTTAATTGGGTTTTTTAATTCAAAGGAGACCCATGTTGGGGTCGGTGAGGCTTTGGAGAAGAGCACACCTTGTATGCCTAGTGTTTGTAGGGATGCTAAGGTTGATGTAGTGGAAGTAAAGGAAGATGTAGCTTTTGTGGAGGAAACAAGTGTGGCTGAGACTGATGTGAGCCCGGTAGTTCATGAGGTTACGAAGATTGTCAGGGCACaaagtggtttggtttcaatgGAGGAGCGGTTGGAGAAGTTGGCTTTCCAGTTAGATGTGGAAATTGTTGACAAAGTTTTGAAGAGGTGCTTTAAAGTGCCGCATTTGGCTCTGAGGTTCTTCGATTGGGTGAAGCTGAGAGAAGGGTTCTGTCACACAACTAAGATTTATAATACTGTGCTCTGTATAGCTGGGGATGCGAAAGAGTTTGGGCTGGTGGAGAAGTTGGTGGAGGAGATGGAAAGGAACTCGTGCAAGAAAGATGTTAGGACTTGGACTATTCTTATCCAGATGTATGGGAAGGCTAAGTTAATTGGAGAAGCCTTGTTAGTCTACGAAAATTTGAAGAAAGGTGGTTTTGAACCGGACGCAGTGGTTTACAGAACGATGATACACACACTGTGTGCTGCTGGAAAAGCTGACATTGCGATGGAATTTTACAAGGAAATGGTACAGAAGGACTTTGGGCTTGATATCAATATGTATAAACTATTACTGAATAGCATAGCTAGGCTTGAAGATACTGCTGCTGCTGTGGGCTTGGTTTCAGATGACATGATGAGATTCTCAAATATTCCTCAACATGTGGTTTATGGTTGTATCCTGAAGTCTTACTGCGTGTCTGGTAGAATCAGAGAAGCTTTGGAATATATTCGTGAGCTCAAGAATAAAGAGGTTATGCTTCTCCCTGAGTATTTTGAGACTTTAGTGAAAGGATTGTGCAGGGCTGATAGAATTGGGGATGCTTTGGAGATTTTGGATATTATGAAGAGAAAAGAATTTGTTGATGGAAATTTGTACGGGATTATCATCAATGGGTACTTGAGAAAGAAAGATGTTTCTCGAGCACTTGATCTGTTCCATAGTATGAATGATTCTGGATATTTGCCTGCTACTTCTACCTACACCGAACTGATGCAGCACCTCTTCAATGTGAATGAATACCAAAAAGGGTGTGAGCTCTTTGATGACATGCTTGAAAGAGGAGTTGAGCCAGATAGTGTGGCAATCACGGCCATGGTTGCAGGCCACGTCCGCCAAAATCATATATCTGAAGCATGGAAAGTACTTAACGATATGACAGACAAAGGCATTAAGCCCACTTCAAAGTCATATATGGTATTTATCAAGGAGCTTTGTAAAATTTCAAGGACAGATGAGATTCTCAAGGTATTGGTATATATGCAAGCAGCTGATGTGCGGATTCGAGACGACATATTCACATGGGTTATACATCTTATGGAGATAAAGGGAGAGACGGACAGCGTTGCAAAAGTAAAGCAGATGCAAGGGCTTTATAAATTTCAGCCTCATGATGGAGAGATATCAAGCAATGATGCATCTACAGGAGAGAGGATCAAGAATGTGTTGGAGTTGGTACCAAAGAAGATGGATCCCTTATTGAATTCTGATGCTTATGATGAAAAAGATTTGCaagaaatttgtaaaattatgTCCTCTTCAACTGAGTGGTGCTTAATTCAGGAAGCTTTGGAGAAGTCTGCTGTTGTTTTCAGTCCAGGACTTGTTCTGGCAGTTTTAAGGAGTCTCAGTGCTCATGGTTTGGTAGCATTGCATTTTTTCTCATGGGTAGGAAAGCAATCCGGGTATTGCCACACTACTGATACATACAATATGGCTATCAAAATTGCAGGACGGGGGAAAGATTTCAAGCACATGAGGAACCTTTTCTATGAAATGAGGAGAAACAGTTTCCCGTTAACAGAAAATACATGGACAATTATGATAATGCAATACGGTCGAACAGGTCTCACAGAGATTGCTCTTCAGTTTTTCAAAGAGATGAAAAGTAATTGCAACCCAACTGGCAGTACCTACAAGCATTTGATCATATCTCTTTGTGGTAGAAAAGGTCGAAAGGTAGATGAAGCAATTAAAATATTCCAGGAGATGATCCGAGCTGCACATATACCTGACAAAGAGTTAGTTGAGACCTACATTGGTTGTTTATGTGAAGTTGGTAAGCTGTCAGATGCCAGGAGATGCATAGAATCTCTTTCCAAAGTTGGTTTTACAACTGCTCTTAGTCATTCCTTGTACGTTAGGGCTCTTTGTCGGGCTGGGAGATTGCAAGAAGCTTCTGCAATGATGGATGATATTGGGGAAGAGCGATCCACATTGGATCGGTATACATATGGGAGCTTTGTTCATGGACTTCTGCGGAGTGGACAAATAGAAGAAGCACTTGCCAAGGTGGAGTCTATGAAGCAGGCGGGCATGAAGCCAACTGTCCATGTTTATACGTCCTTTATAGTTCATTTCATGAAGGAGAAACAGATCAAAAAGGCATTGGATGTTCTCAATGAAATGCAACAGGAAGGATGTGAACCAACGGTTGTTACTTATTCCGCCCTCATTCGAGGGTATGTGAACATGGAGATGATTGCTGAAGCTTGGGGTGTCTTTGAAAACATGAAACTGAAAGGGCCATTGCCGGATTTCAAAACTTATTCAATGTTCCTGCACTGTCTTTGTAAGGTTGGGAAATCAGAAGAAGCCATGCAGCTTATATCTGAAATGTTCAACAGCGGGATTGCTCCCAGTGTTGTCAATTTTCGAACGGTATCTTATGGACTTAACCGAGAAGGTAAGCATGATTTGGCTCGCTCTGTTATGGAACAAAAATCATCTTTCATTAGAAAACGCAAGTTCTTAATATAA
- the LOC126800200 gene encoding uncharacterized protein LOC126800200 yields the protein MAIPWSMNLWMAEIVWMVLTGWVTSCLTAADELAASLRTGDVGPFNVG from the coding sequence ATGGCAATACCATGGAGCATGAATCTTTGGATGGCCGAGATCGTCTGGATGGTTCTCACCGGCTGGGTCACCTCTTGCTTGACTGCTGCTGATGAGCTCGCCGCCTCCCTCAGAACCGGAGACGTCGGCCCTTTCAATGTCGGCTGA
- the LOC126800193 gene encoding fra a 1-associated protein translates to MGWVWRDDDNDGVNPSASDVIPRSDGDRYSTRKVVRTQCKTEEVEPGKFIRKCEKTEELLRDCVGRPVEVVQSNKEYTEDDVTDQVMKGSVSFGSSGNGAFNFPGLQSDIDEIERNVLGGLSRFFEAADGFFSSFGIPHIFDEGPSTSLPSPRREIPIDSPRQQEVFPKSNGTKSGEVDLSGLARDV, encoded by the exons ATGGGTTGGGTGTGGAGGGACGATGACAACGACGGCGTTAATCCATCTGCTTCTGACGTCATCCCCAGATCGGACGGTGACCGGTACTCGACGAGGAAGGTGGTGAGGACGCAGTGCAAGACTGAGGAGGTGGAGCCCGGCAAGTTCATCAGAAAGTGCGAGAAGACCGAGGAGCTTCTCCGCGACTGCGTCGGCCG GCCTGTTGAAGTGGTACAATCCAACAAAGAGTATACAGAAGATGATGTCACTGACCAGGTGATGAAAGGGTCCGTGTCTTTTGGGTCATCAGGCAATGGAGCATTCAACTTCCCTGGACTACAGAGTGATATCGATGAAATTGAACGCAATGTCTTAGGTGGGCTCAGCCGATTCTTTGAAGCTGCTGATGGCTTCTTCAGTTCATTTGGCATTCCACACATCTTTGATGAGGGACCCTCTACTTCACTACCATCTCCGAGGAGAGAGATACCTATTGACAGCCCTCGTCAGCAGGAAGTTTTTCCCAAATCAAATGGCACAAAATCTGGGGAGGTTGATCTTTCTGGGTTGGCAAGAGATGTTTGA